The following are encoded together in the Plasmodium vinckei vinckei genome assembly, chromosome: PVVCY_12 genome:
- a CDS encoding glutamate dehydrogenase, putative has translation MEIHCPSVTLSPAHSGELCFHQEGFSNNSKIWKEKYEQTRELLRSYNLFSEHLINYSIDFYFNKLGFNRFHFEETSPELISKVVVCIITSKINEQYSSDKYFPTFEETHNNVIFIMTRVFANDNKTRLNYKMEKKIEEKYFNFRDMSKECYRLKSFRSVHSVFDKEHTYEEPLRTYILEPPTYKDDIINENETDLEKLMDVNFYKYVKGTEWEHIYYDLNKTVTQDLTGQYLQTHYCEISENTFSLTIAVKRSNVIPTIFSLIGDCLNMHKCFSYSKYVEPLKNGVLLIILNVNAVLNKEKEKMGSLALRDRIYKIVKSLKTLCLFNDPRFIQLSVKRIFTAEESAYLFMVIKFIAFFSTNSFSSYKNVENALNLKGNGSSHLGSGIMNDFYIIKEKLKSSKYTKDEILNCAINNPKTIKLLFRNFERKLNKNYKSNVQQRYFSNGTNNETLNLDEYRDSKDIIGEIEDNHYKNILQYFYMFEKYAVKTNFFLSHKISFAISFDGALLKDSIYDAQPYSIIMILGLHFVGFHIRFTAISRGGIRIVISNNTNSYMHNYNNLFDEAYNLSYTQNFKNKDIPEGGSKGIILLDIDVCKTKHTRHIKNLAFYSYVNSILDLLVESPYKIKSANSVGTKSSIIDDDFINNSTREDIITSNISQYNQLNLTPSNVCSVVNSNSNISNGNINKREDAKSENGILNSEGQSKIEFSFANRTTEDVVNKIMKSKSETNIDGGNGNSIFLKQIERDLYEKDVKNMQNVNQEDLIFLGPDENTGSDQLMDWACIMAKKRNYFYWKTFSTGKLRKNGGVPHDYYGMTTLGIETYIKKLCEKLNIKEESISRSIVGGPDGDLGSNAILQSKTKIISIIDGSGVLYDKNGLNKEELTRLAKLRSTKTNTSCILYNEKYLSESGFKISIEDHNVQVFDKVIKSGLDCRNTFFLNPLNSCELFNPCGGRPHSINIFNVNNIIINGECIYKYIVEGANVFISDEARSILESKNVILFKDASTNKGGVISSSLEVLVGLALDDKQFIDLMCSAGNDLLLEDKDQIKICSSQDIKTTNELENKPEDNTNNNNGNKKDGDDEVSEFYKEYVKEIYKKIVYYCEQEFECLWKETRRTKTPISQATNILSKKISELKRDILASDALCKDYKLFKRVLSEVIPTTILKIVPFDQILKRVPYIYLKSLFASALASNYYYSQQFLNDLSAFNFFEYVRNLQNLCDE, from the coding sequence ATGGAAATTCATTGTCCATCCGTAACATTATCACCTGCACATTCAGGCGAATTGTGCTTTCATCAGGAAGgattttcaaataatagtaaaatatggaaagaaaaatatgaacagaCAAGGGAATTATTGAGAAGttacaatttattttctgaacatttaataaattatagcattgatttttattttaacaaGCTAGGATTTAATAGATTTCATTTTGAAGAAACAAGTCCTGAATTAATAAGTAAAGTTGTTGTGTGTATAATAACGtcaaaaattaatgaacaATATTCTAgtgataaatattttcctaCATTTGAAGAAACACATaataatgttatttttattatgaccCGTGTATTTGCTAATGACAATAAAACGagattaaattataaaatggaaaaaaaaatcgaagaaaaatattttaattttcgtGATATGTCAAAAGAATGTTATAGGTTAAAAAGTTTTAGATCAGTTCATTCTGTTTTTGATAAAGAACATACATATGAAGAGCCATTAagaacatatattttagagCCTCCAACATATAAAgatgatataataaatgaaaatgaaacagATTTAGAAAAGTTAATGgatgttaatttttataaatatgtaaaaggAACAGAATGggaacatatttattatgacTTGAATAAAACAGTAACTCAGGATTTAACAGGTCAATATTTACAAACACATTATTGTGAAATATCTGAAAATACTTTCTCTTTAACTATAGCAGTAAAAAGAAGTAATGTCATACCTAcgatattttctttaattggtgattgtttaaatatgcataaatgtttttcatattcaaaatatgttgaaccattaaaaaatggtgTTTTGttgattatattaaatgtgAATGCagttttaaataaagaaaaagagaaaatgGGTTCTTTAGCATTAAGGGatagaatatataaaattgttaaatCGTTGAAAACATTATGCTTATTCAATGACCCAAGATTTATTCAACTGTCTgtaaaaagaatatttacTGCTGAAGAATctgcatatttatttatggtTATTAAGTttattgcatttttttcaactaaTTCATTTTCGAGTTATAAGAATGTTGAGAATGCATTAAATCTCAAAGGAAATGGATCTAGCCATTTAGGAAGTGGAATAATGaatgatttttatataataaaagaaaaattaaaaagttctaaatatacaaaagaTGAAATATTAAACTGTGCAATTAATAATccaaaaacaataaaattgCTGTTCCGTAATTTTGAAAGAaagttaaataaaaattataaatcaaATGTACAACAAAGATATTTTAGTAATGGTACAAATAATGAAACTTTAAATTTAGATGAGTATAGAGATAGTAAAGATATAATAGGTGAAATTGAAGATAaccattataaaaatattttacaatatttttatatgtttgaaaaatatgcagtaaaaactaatttttttctttcacaTAAAATTAGTTTTGCTATATCATTTGATGGAGCCTTATTAAAAGATTCAATATATGATGCACAACCATATTCtataattatgatattAGGATTACATTTTGTTGGATTTCATATTCGTTTTACTGCAATTTCAAGAGGAGGTATAAGAATAGttatatcaaataatactaattcatatatgcataattacaacaatttatttgatgaagcatataatttatcttATACTCAaaactttaaaaataaagatatacCAGAAGGTGGTAGTAAAGGAATTATACTTTTAGATATAGATGTATGTAAAACAAAACATACAAGACATATTAAGAATCTAGCATTTTATTCTTATGTTAATTCGATTTTAGATTTACTTGTTGAGTCACcctataaaattaaaagtgCAAATTCGGTTGGAACGAAATCCTCTATAATTGATGatgattttattaataatagtacAAGGGAAGATATAATCACTTCAAATATATCTCAATATAACCAGTTGAATCTTACGCCTAGTAATGTATGTTCAGTCGTGAATAGTAACTCGAATATTAGTAACGGCAACATTAATAAAAGAGAAGATGcaaaaagtgaaaatggAATTTTAAATTCAGAAGGTCAATCAAAAATAGAATTTTCATTTGCTAATAGAACTACAGAAGATgttgtaaataaaataatgaaatcaAAAAGTGAAACGAATATAGATGGTGGAAATGGAAATTCGATATTCTTAAAACAAATAGAAAGAGATTTATATGAGAAGgatgttaaaaatatgcaaaatgtaaatcaagaagatttaatatttttaggtCCTGATGAAAATACAGGATCAGATCAATTAATGGATTGGGCATGTATAATGGCAAAAAAacgaaattatttttattggaAAACATTTTCAACTGGTAAGCTTCGAAAAAATGGAGGTGTCCCACATGACTACTATGGAATGACAACATTAGGTATAGAAacttatattaaaaaattatgtgaaaaattaaatataaaagaagaaaGTATTAGTAGATCTATAGTTGGTGGGCCTGATGGAGATTTAGGAAGTAATGCTATACTTCAAtctaaaacaaaaataatttctatTATTGATGGATCTGGTGtattatatgataaaaatggattaaataaagaagagCTAACTAGATTGGCAAAATTAAGATCTACTAAAACAAATACATcttgtatattatataatgaaaagtATTTATCTGAATCAGGATTTAAAATTTCTATTGAAGATCATAATGTACAAGTTTTTGATAAAGTAATTAAAAGTGGATTAGATTGTcgtaatacattttttctgAACCCTTTAAATTCTTGTGAATTATTTAATCCTTGTGGTGGTAGACCTCATtcgataaatatttttaatgttaataatattataataaatggagaatgtatatataaatatattgttgAAGGTGctaatgtatttatttcagACGAAGCACGCTCAATTTTAGAAagtaaaaatgttatattatttaaagatGCATCAACAAATAAAGGTGGTGTTATTTCAAGTAGTTTAGAGGTATTAGTAGGACTTGCATTAGATGATAAACAGTTTATTGATTTAATGTGTTCAGCAGGTAATGATTTACTTTTAGAGGACAAggatcaaataaaaatatgttcatCACAGGATATTAAGACTACTAATGAATTGGAAAACAAACCAGAAGATAATAccaacaataataatggaaataaaaaagatggTGATGATGAGGTTTCTGAATTTTACAAAGAATATGTTAaagaaatttataaaaaaattgtttattattgtgAACAAGAATTTGAATGTCTTTGGAAAGAAACTAGACGAACTAAAACCCCAATATCTCAAGCCactaatatattatcaaaaaaaattagtgaATTAAAAAGAGATATCCTTGCATCAGATGCATTATGTAAAGAttacaaattatttaagcGTGTACTTAGTGAAGTAATACCTACAACTATTTTAAAGATTGTACCATTTGATCAAATTCTTAAAAGAGTCccctatatttatttaaaatctTTATTTGCTTCAGCTCTTGCTTCtaactattattattctcaACAATTCCTCAACGATCTGTCCGCTTTCAACTTTTTTGAATACGTTCGAAATTTGCAAAACCTTTGTGATGAATAG